Proteins found in one Salvia splendens isolate huo1 chromosome 10, SspV2, whole genome shotgun sequence genomic segment:
- the LOC121751110 gene encoding vesicle transport protein SFT2B-like: MWSSSQDDEEQQDYFVEGTEGLCSLSPMQRMYGFGACLLAGVVCMFLSLIVFAKPIKFAVLFTFGNVLAVGSTAFVIGPKQQLRMMLDDARIYATAIYGGCVIVALICALLIHSKILTLIAVICEICALFWYSLSYIPFARRMVSDLTIRLCDTEI, translated from the exons ATGTGGAGTTCTAGCCAAGATGATGAAGAACAGCAAGATTACTTTGTTGAAGGGACTGAAGGTCTCTGCTCTCTATCTCCTATGCAG AGGATGTATGGGTTCGGTGCTTGTTTACTAGCTGGAGTTGTTTGTATGTTCTTG TCGTTGATTGTTTTTGCGAAACCCATCAAATTCGCGGTATTATTTACCTTTGGCAATGTGCTGGCAGTTGGGAG CACAGCTTTTGTCATTGGACCTAAGCAACAGCTCCGCATGATGCTTGATGATGCCCGCATATATGCAACAGCAATCTACGGCGGATGTGTGATCGTGGCTCTTATTTGTGCTCTTTTG ATCCACAGTAAGATTCTTACCTTAATTGCCGTGATATGTGAAATTTGTGCTCTATTTTG GTACAGCTTGAGTTATATTCCATTTGCCCGTAGAATGGTATCTGATCTGACAATTCGTCTCTGTGACACCGAAATCTAG
- the LOC121751384 gene encoding splicing factor SF3a60 homolog, translated as MSSTLLEVTRASHEEVERLERLVVKDLQTDPPTNRDRLYQSHRVRNMIEQIMDTSNKLVEIYEDKDNARKDEIAALGGQSSTSANVNVFSAFYDRLKEIREYHRRHPAARYVDTTDEYEHLLKEEPVIEFTGEEAFGRYLDLHELYNEYINSKFGQQIEYSAYLDVFSDTEKISSKLKLTRQYRDYMQKILEYLIYFFERTEPLQDLGRIFSKVVAEFEELWTSGLIQGWQSENHENGNVKQHEALIDLDYYSTIEQLMEVGPEKLKEALSALGLKTGGTLQQRAERLFLIKHTPLDKLDRKHFIKGSRKHEQNGGGMSQQPSEDAKEIALMEAKMKKMCDLLHETIVRTKENIEKKHALTYDEIVQEREEDEVQPESESDDEDQQIYNPLKLPMGWDGKPIPYWLYKLHGLGQEFKCEICGNHSYWGRRAYERHFKEWRHQHGMRCLGIPNTKNFNEITSIEEAKHLWERIQEKQGLNKWRPDLEEEYEDHEGNIYNKKTYTDLQRQGLI; from the exons ATGTCGTCGACGCTGCTGGAGGTGACGCGTGCCTCGCACGAGGAGGTGGAGCGTCTCGAACGGCTCGTCGTCAAGGATCTTCAGACCGACCCACCGACCAACAGGGACCGGCTCTACCAGAGCCACCGAGTTCGCAACATGATTGAGCAAATTATGGACACCTCTAACAAACTC GTCGAGATTTATGAGGACAAGGACAATGCTAGGAAGGATGAGATTGCAGCGCTTGGTGGACAGAGTTCGACGTCGGCAAATGTTAACGTGTTTAGTGCATTTTACGATAGATTAAAAGAG ATTAGGGAGTACCATAGACGACATCCAGCTGCGCGATATGTGGACACTACTGATGAGTATGAACATCTTCTCAAGGAGGAGCCGGTCATTGAGTTCACTGGGGAG GAAGCCTTTGGACGGTACCTTGATTTACATGAACTATATAATGAGTACATCAACTCCAAGTTTGGGCAGCAAATTGAGTACTCTGCTTATCTTGATGTATTTTCAGATACAGAGAAGATATCAAGCAAATTGAAGTTGACAAG ACAATACCGGGATTATATGCAGAAAATTCTGGAATATCTTATATACTTTTTTGAGCGGACAGAACCTTTGCAAGATCTTGGGAGAATATTTTCAAAG GTTGTTGCTGAATTTGAAGAGCTATGGACTAGCGGACTGATTCAAGGATGGCAGAGTGAGAATCATGAAAATGGGAATGTCAAACAGCATGAGGCATTGATTGATCTTGATTATTACAGTACAATTGAACAACTAATGGAAGTAGGACCTGAGAAGTTAAAGGAG GCATTGTCTGCTCTTGGTCTGAAGACAGGTGGTACGTTACAGCAGCGTGCAGAAAGGCTTTTTCTTATAAAG CATACACCACTTGACAAATTGGACCGAAAACATTTCATCAAAGGCTCACGCAAACATGAACAAAATGGTGGCGGTATGTCCCAACAACCAAGTGAAGATGCGAAAGAGATTGCGTTGATGGAAGCAAAGATGAAAAAAATGTGTGACCTGTTGCATGAG ACGATTGTACGGACTAAAGAAAATATTGAGAAGAAACATGCATTGACTTATGATGAAATCGTACAAGAACGTGAAGAG GACGAAGTACAACCTGAGTCTGAGAGTGACGATGAAGATCAGCAGATCTACAATCCCCTGAAGTTACCCATGGGATGGGACGGAAAGCCAATACCCTACTGGTTGTATAAGCTTCATGGGCTTGGTCAG GAGTTCAAATGTGAGATATGTGGGAACCATAGTTACTGGGGTCGCAGAGCCTATGAGCGCCACTTCAAGGAATGGAGGCACCAACACGGGATGCGATGTCTAGGAATCCCGAACACCAAGAACTTTAATGAGATAACATCAATCGAG GAAGCAAAACACCTTTGGGAAAGAATACAAGAAAAGCAAGGCCTTAATAAATGGCGCCCGGATCTTGAAGAGGAATACGAAGATCATGAGGGCAACATTTACAACAAGAAGACATATACAGATCTCCAACGCCAGGGTTTGATATGA
- the LOC121751383 gene encoding probable plastid-lipid-associated protein 14, chloroplastic isoform X1, with product MALCAGVCSRSSFDFADVPFFRSGNLSKRRVFLPVVLRDNKSLQKQRLKIGCFASRGNVTPELESEENASVSSSKDDDGDFSHVIKFKMSDFKIHDRVSIGLGNRGDEVVYEATVKEPSSPLFNTRVVLRRLVSTGAKRRGKRAIQVLKKLVRRRLMYHSYSMQVHGYVCSSTTDDRDSFVLVHGYHGSLSLRHWLEQSDWLPTLEATIAWDEESVRRVGDVTVGGPAVSRQLRLIRILMRDLLIGVNYLHSHGLAHTELKLENLHISPVDGHIKVGLLGNAAYFHDCSPADDSKVDGYTDRRKMMIAFDMRCVGFIMAKMVLRDLMDPNMFARFKAFLSKGNDPSCLREFLMHTVSRNSSLENDGFQILDRNWGTGWNLLSLLLATKPSKRISCLDALKHPFLCGPRWRVDPTMDMIRWSLGSTAVRIIEEYIYGRQQRQRIAHFIELVEMLNPHSKPRNWLDLLPGKWRLLYSTGRHIGLTLRQAPTRLLIGDVHLNVCKLAKPHATFSLESDICFTVMPGTGNDWPHEKTGTSGRLQVTSLSKLRAGKRLYIKEEMSTKLRPTTPDISDSVLEKLSSKKWRKIMPIKEFPSSLPVAKLVSSDVDITMSLDEPLMRDIKTAQDVICEVRMQVPPELFDPSKIVCGTYVDSRLLVLRSVNGSAVLFTRVVQNC from the exons ATGGCGTTGTGTGCGGGAGTATGTTCGAGGTCGTCTTTCGATTTTGCTGATGTGCCATTTTTTAGAAGCGGTAATTTGTCGAAAAGACGAGTGTTTTTGCCTGTGGTTTTGAGAGATAATAAGAGTCTCCAGAAGCAGAGGTTGAAAATTGGATGCTTTGCTTCGAGAGGAAATGTGACGCCTGAATTAGAATCTGAAGAGAATGCTAGTGTGAGCAGCTCCAAGGACGATGATGGTGATTTTAGCCATGTGATAAAGTTCAAGATGTCGGATTTCAAGATTCACGATCGAGTTAGTATTGGCCTTGGAAATAGG GGTGATGAAGTAGTTTATGAAGCCACAGTGAAGGAACCTAGCAG TCCCCTTTTTAACACAAGAGTGGTACTTAGGCGGCTGGTTAGTACTGGTGCTAAGCGTAGGGGAAAACGTGCAATTCAG GTGTTGAAGAAACTAGTCCGCCGAAGACTAATGTACCATTCTTACTCGATGCAAGTTCATGGCTATGTCTGCTCATCCACAACTGATGATAGGGATTCATTCGTTCTAGTTCATGGG TATCACGGCAGTTTGTCTTTGAGACATTGGCTTGAACAATCAGATTGGCTGCCAACTTTGGAAGCTACTATTGCATGGGATGAGGAATCTGTCAGGAGAGTTGGTGACGTTACAGTGGGAGGGCCAGCAGTTTCTCGGCAGTTACGCCTTATTCGAATTTTAATGCGAGATCTATTGATTGGA GTGAATTATCTGCACAGCCATGGACTTGCACATACAGAGTTGAAACTTGAAAATTTGCATATCAGCCCTGTTGACGGACATATCAAA GTTGGGCTTTTGGGAAATGCTGCTTATTTTCATGATTGCAGTCCAGCAGATGATAGCAAAGTCGACGGCTACACTGACAGGCGAAAAATGATGATTGCATTTGATATGAG ATGTGTTGGATTTATCATGGCTAAAATGGTTCTGAGGGACCTCATGGATCCAAATATGTTTGCTAGGTTCAAAGCATTCCTTTCGAAA ggaaatgatccttcctgCTTGCGTGAATTTCTGATGCATACTGTCAGCAGGAATTCTTCTCTGGAAAATGATGGATTCCAA ATACTTGATAGGAACTGGGGTACTGGTTGGAATTTGTTGTCATTACTCCTTGCTACCAAACCGTCAAAGAGAATAAG TTGCTTAGATGCACTGAAACATCCTTTCTTGTGTGGACCAAGATGGCGTGTAGATCCAACAATGGACATGATTAGATGGAGCCTGGGTTCTACTGCCGTTCGAATTATTGAGGAATACATTTACGGCAGACAGCAG CGACAAAGAATTGCACATTTCATTGAGCTAGTGGAGATGTTAAACCCTCATTCAAAACCAAGG AATTGGTTGGATCTGTTGCCTGGAAAATGGCGTCTCCTCTACAGCACAGGCCGTCATATAGGACTCACCCTTCGACAAGCTCCAACCCGTCTTCTCATCGGTGATGTGCACTTGAATGTCTGTAAACTCGCCAAGCCACATGCAACTTTTTCCTTGGAATCAGACATATGCTTCACAGTCATGCCAGGTACTGGTAATGACTGGCCCCACGAAAAAACCGGAACAAGTGGAAGATTACAAGTGACTTCTCTCTCTAAGCTGAGGGCCGGGAAGCGATTGTACATAAAGGAGGAAATGTCCACCAAACTCCGTCCAACCACACCGGATATCAGCGACTCTGTTCTAGAAAAACTGTCGAGCAAGAAGTGGAGAAAGATTATGCCTATAAAGGAATTCCCTTCAAGTCTACCTGTTGCAAAACTTGTATCGTCTGATGTTGATATCACGATGAGTCTGGACGAACCATTGATGAGAGATATAAAAACCGCACAAGATGTGATTTGCGAGGTGAGAATGCAAGTTCCGCCTGAACTGTTTGATCCGTCGAAAATCGTATGTGGTACTTACGTAGATTCTAGGCTACTTGTCCTTCGAAGTGTGAATGGTTCTGCTGTGTTGTTCACGAGGGTGGTACAAAATTGTTGA
- the LOC121751383 gene encoding probable plastid-lipid-associated protein 14, chloroplastic isoform X2 has product MALCAGVCSRSSFDFADVPFFRSGNLSKRRVFLPVVLRDNKSLQKQRLKIGCFASRGNVTPELESEENASVSSSKDDDGDFSHVIKFKMSDFKIHDRVSIGLGNRGDEVVYEATVKEPSSPLFNTRVVLRRLVSTGAKRRGKRAIQVLKKLVRRRLMYHSYSMQVHGYVCSSTTDDRDSFVLVHGYHGSLSLRHWLEQSDWLPTLEATIAWDEESVRRVGDVTVGGPAVSRQLRLIRILMRDLLIGVNYLHSHGLAHTELKLENLHISPVDGHIKVGLLGNAAYFHDCSPADDSKVDGYTDRRKMMIAFDMRCVGFIMAKMVLRDLMDPNMFARFKAFLSKGNDPSCLREFLMHTVSRNSSLENDGFQILDRNWGTGWNLLSLLLATKPSKRISCLDALKHPFLCGPRWRVDPTMDMIRWSLGSTAVRIIEEYIYGRQQNWLDLLPGKWRLLYSTGRHIGLTLRQAPTRLLIGDVHLNVCKLAKPHATFSLESDICFTVMPGTGNDWPHEKTGTSGRLQVTSLSKLRAGKRLYIKEEMSTKLRPTTPDISDSVLEKLSSKKWRKIMPIKEFPSSLPVAKLVSSDVDITMSLDEPLMRDIKTAQDVICEVRMQVPPELFDPSKIVCGTYVDSRLLVLRSVNGSAVLFTRVVQNC; this is encoded by the exons ATGGCGTTGTGTGCGGGAGTATGTTCGAGGTCGTCTTTCGATTTTGCTGATGTGCCATTTTTTAGAAGCGGTAATTTGTCGAAAAGACGAGTGTTTTTGCCTGTGGTTTTGAGAGATAATAAGAGTCTCCAGAAGCAGAGGTTGAAAATTGGATGCTTTGCTTCGAGAGGAAATGTGACGCCTGAATTAGAATCTGAAGAGAATGCTAGTGTGAGCAGCTCCAAGGACGATGATGGTGATTTTAGCCATGTGATAAAGTTCAAGATGTCGGATTTCAAGATTCACGATCGAGTTAGTATTGGCCTTGGAAATAGG GGTGATGAAGTAGTTTATGAAGCCACAGTGAAGGAACCTAGCAG TCCCCTTTTTAACACAAGAGTGGTACTTAGGCGGCTGGTTAGTACTGGTGCTAAGCGTAGGGGAAAACGTGCAATTCAG GTGTTGAAGAAACTAGTCCGCCGAAGACTAATGTACCATTCTTACTCGATGCAAGTTCATGGCTATGTCTGCTCATCCACAACTGATGATAGGGATTCATTCGTTCTAGTTCATGGG TATCACGGCAGTTTGTCTTTGAGACATTGGCTTGAACAATCAGATTGGCTGCCAACTTTGGAAGCTACTATTGCATGGGATGAGGAATCTGTCAGGAGAGTTGGTGACGTTACAGTGGGAGGGCCAGCAGTTTCTCGGCAGTTACGCCTTATTCGAATTTTAATGCGAGATCTATTGATTGGA GTGAATTATCTGCACAGCCATGGACTTGCACATACAGAGTTGAAACTTGAAAATTTGCATATCAGCCCTGTTGACGGACATATCAAA GTTGGGCTTTTGGGAAATGCTGCTTATTTTCATGATTGCAGTCCAGCAGATGATAGCAAAGTCGACGGCTACACTGACAGGCGAAAAATGATGATTGCATTTGATATGAG ATGTGTTGGATTTATCATGGCTAAAATGGTTCTGAGGGACCTCATGGATCCAAATATGTTTGCTAGGTTCAAAGCATTCCTTTCGAAA ggaaatgatccttcctgCTTGCGTGAATTTCTGATGCATACTGTCAGCAGGAATTCTTCTCTGGAAAATGATGGATTCCAA ATACTTGATAGGAACTGGGGTACTGGTTGGAATTTGTTGTCATTACTCCTTGCTACCAAACCGTCAAAGAGAATAAG TTGCTTAGATGCACTGAAACATCCTTTCTTGTGTGGACCAAGATGGCGTGTAGATCCAACAATGGACATGATTAGATGGAGCCTGGGTTCTACTGCCGTTCGAATTATTGAGGAATACATTTACGGCAGACAGCAG AATTGGTTGGATCTGTTGCCTGGAAAATGGCGTCTCCTCTACAGCACAGGCCGTCATATAGGACTCACCCTTCGACAAGCTCCAACCCGTCTTCTCATCGGTGATGTGCACTTGAATGTCTGTAAACTCGCCAAGCCACATGCAACTTTTTCCTTGGAATCAGACATATGCTTCACAGTCATGCCAGGTACTGGTAATGACTGGCCCCACGAAAAAACCGGAACAAGTGGAAGATTACAAGTGACTTCTCTCTCTAAGCTGAGGGCCGGGAAGCGATTGTACATAAAGGAGGAAATGTCCACCAAACTCCGTCCAACCACACCGGATATCAGCGACTCTGTTCTAGAAAAACTGTCGAGCAAGAAGTGGAGAAAGATTATGCCTATAAAGGAATTCCCTTCAAGTCTACCTGTTGCAAAACTTGTATCGTCTGATGTTGATATCACGATGAGTCTGGACGAACCATTGATGAGAGATATAAAAACCGCACAAGATGTGATTTGCGAGGTGAGAATGCAAGTTCCGCCTGAACTGTTTGATCCGTCGAAAATCGTATGTGGTACTTACGTAGATTCTAGGCTACTTGTCCTTCGAAGTGTGAATGGTTCTGCTGTGTTGTTCACGAGGGTGGTACAAAATTGTTGA